A portion of the [Limnothrix rosea] IAM M-220 genome contains these proteins:
- a CDS encoding DUF29 family protein: MTHTPIIPSTAYDQDYQLWLQQTLEKLRLGHYEAVDWENLIGEIESIGKGDRPAIALDDGVNKTIKNWVGVVTEAPTHNPKIRHA; encoded by the coding sequence ATGACTCACACCCCAATTATTCCAAGTACAGCCTACGATCAAGACTATCAACTATGGTTGCAACAAACCCTAGAAAAGTTACGTTTAGGTCATTATGAAGCCGTAGATTGGGAAAATTTAATTGGTGAAATTGAGTCTATAGGTAAAGGCGATCGCCCAGCTATTGCCCTAGATGATGGAGTTAATAAAACCATAAAAAATTGGGTTGGAGTCGTGACCGAAGCCCCAACTCACAACCCAAAAATTAGGCATGCTTGA